Genomic DNA from Clostridium sp. BJN0013:
AACTAGAAGAATTATTCATACTTGAATTCACATTAGTTGTACTTTGTTTGTTATTTGTATCAGGCACCTGACCCTGTAAAAGGCTGTTAATGCTGTTTAAATGTTCCTGCTCAATTGAAGCATTATTTAAAAATAGCTGTTTTAACTGAGAATCCCTTGCCTGATTAGCGTAATTTGTATACTTCTGTATACATACAGCTTCATGGCTTTTCTGATCTTCTAATAATGACCTTTCCTTATTACTTAAACTTACCGAATTAGCTAAATTCATTGACATAAAAAACACCTCCAAAATTATTATGTATCCCCATTAATAAATTTATACAAAAAAAACTTCAAATAAAATATATTTTCATTTGAAGCCATACTAGTTACTTAATCGTATAATATATAGAAAGATTTATGTAAACTCCCGGTAAATAATAAATATATAAATTGGAGGGTACACAAATTATATAGTGAAAAACATTTATGGGAGT
This window encodes:
- a CDS encoding spore coat protein, with the translated sequence MSMNLANSVSLSNKERSLLEDQKSHEAVCIQKYTNYANQARDSQLKQLFLNNASIEQEHLNSINSLLQGQVPDTNNKQSTTNVNSSMNNSSSSSLPAGNQVSDADMCKDMLMTEKYISGTYDTSIFEFKDTNVRDVLNHIQKEEQKHGESIYKYMESKGLYTIQ